Proteins encoded together in one Impatiens glandulifera chromosome 1, dImpGla2.1, whole genome shotgun sequence window:
- the LOC124920697 gene encoding DEAD-box ATP-dependent RNA helicase 53, mitochondrial-like produces MTSRNLLLLRRTSSPFKRLTLAALTNSIDSSFSHHSFSGRNDTVGPRNFFFTSALFKSALFKAEARGIHTGHGFRNPLNFRAGNVLSQAEFAVADLSYEDGGSARGQGKNEDDGLEISKLGISGEIVSALAKKGITKLFPIQKAVLEPAMQGRDMIGRARTGTGKTLAFGIPIIDKIIRHNAKHGRKRDPLALILAPTRELARQVEKEFYESSSLDSLCVYGGVPISHQMSQLDHGVDVIVGTPGRVIDLIKRGALNLSRIQFLVLDEADQMLNVGFAEDVETILSNLPQNRQSMLFSATMPSWIKKLAQKYLKNPLTVDLVGESDQKLADGISLFSIAAEVYERSSMLGKLITEHAKGGKCIVFTQTKRDADRLSNSMQRGFKCEALHGDISQNQRERTLAGFRDGRFNILVATDVAARGLDVPNVDLIIHYELPTTSEVFVHRSGRTGRAGKTGSAILIHSPNQQRDVKTIERDVGCKFKELPRIAVEGGSDDMYDDGPSRRSSFGRYGDSGSGRSSSGGRFGGGSSRSGQFGGGQSSFGSRFGESKSSSRSSSFGDFGSGRSTSGSGRSSGFGDFQSSNSSSGGSRSSRFGDFGDDLFGGGGDKRSGRKSF; encoded by the exons TCCCCATTCAAGCGATTGACCCTCGCTGCTTTAACCAATTCCATCGACTCGTCTTTCTCACATCACTCCTTTAGTGGAAGAAATGACACCGTCGGTCCTCGGAACTTCTTCTTTACTTCTGCTCTTTTCAAGTCGGCCTTGTTTAAAGCGGAGGCCCGGGGAATTCATACTGGACATGGGTTCAGGAATCCTCTGAATTTTAGGGCCGGAAATGTCCTGTCTCAGGCGGAATTTGCTGTTGCTGATCTTTCTTATGAGGACGGAGGTTCTGCCCGTGGACAAGGTAAAAACGAGGATGATGGACTTGAGATTTCGAAGCTTGGGATATCTGGGGAGATTGTTTCTGCTTTGGCTAAGAAGGGTATCACCAAACTCTTCCCTATTCAG AAAGCAGTGTTAGAACCGGCTATGCAAGGTAGGGATATGATAGGTCGTGCTAGAACTGGAACAGGAAAGACCCTAGCTTTTGGAATACCCATCATTGACAAAATCATTCGACACAATGCTAAGCATGG TCGCAAAAGGGATCCATTGGCGTTGATTTTGGCACCTACTAGAGAGCTTGCACGTCAAGTAGAAAAGGAATTCTACGAGTCTTCGAGTTTGGACTCCCTTTGTGTTTACGGAGGAGTGCCCATTTCACACCAAATGAGTCAGCTTGATCATGGTGTTGATGTTATTGTTGGTACACCGGGACGAGTCATTGATTTGATAAAGAGGGGAGCTTTGAATTTATCTAGAATTCAGTTTCTTGTTCTCGATGAGGCTGATCAGATGCTTAATGTGGGATTTGCTGAAGATGTGGAGACAATCTTGAGTAATTTGCCACAGAATCGTCAGAGCATGTTGTTCTCAGCAACAATGCCTTCTTGGATAAAGAAACTTGCTCAGAAGTATCTAAAGAATCCTCTCACAGTCGATCTG GTTGGAGAATCTGATCAGAAGTTGGCAGATGgaatttctcttttttcaatTGCAGCGGAGGTTTATGAAAGGTCATCCATGCTTGGAAAACTGATAACG GAACACGCAAAGGGAGGTAAATGCATAGTCTTCACTCAGACAAAACGTGATGCTGATCGATTGTCAAATTCAATGCAAAGAGGTTTCAAATGTGAAGCCTTACATGGGGATATTTCTCAAAATCAAAGGGAAAGAACTCTTGCAGGCTTCCGAGATGGTCGTTTTAACATTTTGGTGGCCACCGATGTTGCTGCTCGCGGACTTGATGTGCCAAACGTTGATctg ATTATCCATTATGAACTTCCAACAACTTCAGAAGTTTTTGTCCATCGATCGGGCAGGACAGGACGTGCTGGGAAGACAGGAAGTGCAATCCTCATTCACTCTCCGAACCAACAAAGGGATGTCAAGACGATTGAGAGGGACGTAGGATGCAAATTTAAGGAG CTTCCCAGGATTGCCGTTGAAGGTGGATCTGATGATATGTATGACGATGGACCAAGCCGACGAAGTAGTTTTGGACGATATGGTGATTCAGGGTCTGGGCGTAGCAGTAGTGGTGGTCGGTTTGGAGGTGGTTCTTCTAGGTCTGGGCAGTTTGGTGGTGGTCAATCATCTTTCGGTTCAAGATTTGGTGAATCAAAGTCATCATCACGTTCTAGCAGTTTTGGTGATTTTGGTTCTGGGCGTTCAACATCAGGTAGTGGCCGGTCTAGTGGATTTGGAGATTTCCAATCATCAAATAGCAGCAGTGGTGGCTCTAGGTCTAGCCGATTTGGGGATTTTGGGGACGATTTGTTTGGAGGTGGTGGTGATAAGAGAAGTGGAAGAAAATCATTCTAA